In Phaseolus vulgaris cultivar G19833 chromosome 7, P. vulgaris v2.0, whole genome shotgun sequence, the genomic stretch tataaaagttattttacatatattattatacttattcattatttttactatattaaaatgatatctaaatCTTTTAATTCTTAACCTAAAGCCTAAACTCtaaaacttatatttttcaataaagtAGTATTTTcataacaaataatatattgaatGAAACTttgatgaaaattaaaaattaatatttaaaatataaaaaagtataaatgaaaatttatttattttaaatatattttagaaataaaacatGTACTATCACTGTATTATAAATTCTTtcataaacatataaaaatgtataagaaatattagtttaatataaaaagttataacatataaatttagttttattaaattgttattatatttaCATAGTATTTAATACAAAcatgaatataaataaataaggaaTGCGAGTGTAGTTTATaagtaaatataataaataaggaATGAGCGTCCTTtgttagaaaatataaataaatagggaATATGAGTGTCGTTTATTAGTAAGACAAAGGGGgtaatacatattttaaaactaaataatgtgaatgttttttataattaaataattgaattttttgttttaaaaaacaatttttaattttcataatcattttatttaacttttagtcaatatagtataattttgaataaaagaTGAGCGACTTTATGTAGGGATAACAATAAAATGGGTGCAATTTTGACTATCTTATCCTTATTCTCAAAGTTAAAGTTCATCTTTATCTTTATTCTATCGGGAAACAAGTATTCTTGTAACCATGCTTATATTCGCTCACTTCCTgtttcaaatattaattaaatatttttataaaaaataagagagagagagagagtttgtTGGGTTTAGCACACTTGCTATCGCTGCTATGGATTAGAGTTGACAAGTCTTAGCGGGAGGGAGTGTGTGTTGAAGATCTTACATTGATTAGAAGTAAAGATATTTCACAATATATAAGTGAGTCTAAATCTTACCTTATGAACTTGTCTTATAAGATTGAGTCATgcttaaaattcactttctaATATAATAGTAGAGTCATTTAGAGTTTATCATGATCAAAGTTAGTTAATCTTATCACATTACCTGTTCTCAACTATctttaactttataaaaaaaaacaagtttgttAAAACATAAGAGATATGAATATTTATTTCAAAGAGAAACATATGattgttattttcttaaaaactattatgaagatgaatatttattttaaaactaaaaggATGTGACTGTAATTTATATGAAAAGAAGTAAGTGTCATTTTTTCTTAAAGTTATTTATGCTTTTAATCTAGAAAGCTCTATAGAGTTCTAAtgcaaaattaaaaaagaaaatgtcTTAACAAACTAACActagtaaataaaattataaccaCAATTAAATGACGAAGTGATAATAGCAAACAAGTTTTCCACTTTTAGTAACAAAGTATTCGGCCCTTGTAAATTGAATAGTTTACTAAATCTTAATTAGGCccagataaaaaataaaagttacagataaaaaaatcatatataaagtacacaaataaaaatataattatattggTATTGAATAtcctaaataaaaatcaaaattgaaaGAATATTTTAAGAAGTATGAGGAGAAAAAACAAGTCCCATGAATTTAGTCtaaaaaaattgtcattttattatgcatttgaataatttttattatttaaaatagaagaaaatattttatttatattggaGACAAGACATGGAGTTTTCCTTGTTTTGGCTCAAACCATTTGACTATTTATTAACATGCGCGAAAGATCACATGCAGGTGCTATACAGTAAAAGAATATTTTCCTTATATTTTCTTGACAGAAGATTGATTTATATCACCatcttcttttatttaaaaattatactctTATgtgcttatatatatataagtattttttgtaattttttaatcagttttatgaataaatttgttGATAGTAATGaacaataatgaaaaaaaaaatattaagatggAAGTTTCTGGTTACTATATAGTATTAGATTTGagatgaaatttaaaataataaaatttcattataaaattaattaattaatttttaattatagaaCTTGAGAGAAGCCTAAAGCCTGAATAATTTAGCACAAAGAGTTCTTATCACATTATTGAATGATTTGAAGTTTGAATCTTATATGTAttgtatttttgttatttataagatcctaattttaatatgatttgtaTTGAATGTGATAACACtgtaagaaaatcattaaatagaaactaattttagagataaaatataattaattgttatagtgaataaattagaaaccattttagagactaaaaaaatattggtttctaaattagtttttattattgataaatagtttctaaatttagctaccaaagttttaactactaattaattagattctaaatttggtagaaaaaacttagtaactaattagataacgatttagaaactatttattcataaaagaaactaatttagaaaccaaaagactttttagtctctaaaatggtatataatttagtcaatataacaactaattattttttatttctaaaattagtttctattcaatgattttcttataatagtGTAAAGTGTGAATCTAAATATGAAGCTATCTAATACTAAACATAATATTGTTCCACAAAATGATAGATAGTTTGAATCACACTAACTATAATGTGAAAATTGTACAACATTAGTCAACcttaaacatatataaaagtATTGTCAAGACATCATTCGATGTATAAGTTAAGTTTCATGAATACATCCAAAGACATAAAGTTCTAATGATTTTAAGAGTCTTGTCCAAAATATTATCAAATGGGGCAGCATATAATTAATACGTGGAAGAAATCACACGAAATTCAAATTTACTTAACATGTTGAGCAAAGTGATTTGGTTTTTGGGAGTGATAATGTCATTCTTTTCATTATTTGTTGGTGATTTACGATTCTTTGTCTTAATGTTGCTTCATAGTTGTAATTCATATCTCATACTTCATACAATATCAATAATAGTTTGTATCTTAATTGGATAACTCGCAATAGGTGGGCTACTAGTGTAGGTGAAATTTGAGCatcttgtataagggttgaaataTTCCTGAAGTGTttcgttttattttatttatttattattagacaaaaaaaattggGATAACTTGTTATAGGTTCCAGATCTGGGTATAATATTACTGTTTGGTTTTAGAAACTAAAGAGTCGAGCAAATATAAGATTTTTAGGTAAAAGAAactaactttaactttcaatagtaTCCTAAAATagaatatttgaatttggaagggACATGGTCTcaagtttcaatttctcttgtagagatgttatttgatgaaattgttgtttgattttatgttgtggaaacatgtataaatattaaatttcaatagtttgaaagttaaatattgtttttgaagTTGAAAAGGTTATTGAATGTTATGTAATTATATGATATGTATTATAcgtgaataataataattatatataattgatatcATAGATTTACTAGAGTAGATGATTCTACATATGCTtgagaattttaaaatattattttaagtttttgtaAATATTGCACTTATATAAGTACTAATAGTGTATTAGGAatcttttgaaatatttaaaatttatataaaaaattataaaacttatattataataattaattatatttttgtagatttttttaaaatattctaaatttatataaaatttctattataataattagATGTATTTTTGACTTGTATTTCCTTcgtctaaatttaattttatgtactgtctcaatttttttatcagcaaccTGAATTCGTTGGTTAAGGATGCAGGGTATAAGGATATCTTACGAGTATTGTGCAggtattttttgttattttcagaaagatttaaaaatttgaTGGATTTTGATAAATTATAGAAGTTTTGTTTTGAAGCTTGAGTTTCAGCCAAATCATTTTGATTATACTAAAATGgtatttacttttaataatattatgctTAATGTATCTATGTTTTGGTCTTTTGAGACATTTTGTTTGAGGATTtgttttatgtatatataaatgtatatatGCATTAAGGAGAAAGCAAGATAATTTATGAATGAAAGTGGGGGCTGGAAAGGCACGCCTATTGTCAGAAAATGGAAGGCGAAGGCATAATCTAGTTATAGCAGTGAAGCACACGAGACCTTGAAAACTGAGACtattttgtttgtgtttatatatacacacaccaacaccaacaccaccaccaccaatCACAAGGTTAATGCAATGCACAAGCCATGCCTTTGTGCCCTTCGCATAAGCGACCAAAGTGGACCATATCCCACACTCTCCTTCACACTAGACTACTCATCATGGCATAGCCCTCTCCCTCTCCCTCTCCAGGGACACCATGCATTCCACACCACTCTCTTCAATCAAGATTCACTTTCATCTCTATTTTcccttaagaaaaaaaaattagggttAATAGAAAAGCTTGAAtctatgttctgtttttgtttcagTCAAAATCCTCTACTTAAGCACTCGTTTTAATTCAAGCTTCATCACACAAATTTGATATATATTTCCATTCACATCAAGTCCATACACTAACCTACACAAAACTCTTGTAAACTAACTCTACTCCTCTAAATCATACTCAAAACTTCACTCAAGAAATTATATACTTTTAACATGTAACATTTAAAAACAATCAtctattaataacaaaaaaaactgaaatatcATTCTTGTGCCTATCATTGAATATATTGATTCAAAATAACCACAATCTAAACCAATTTGTCTCAAATGTAGTATTCTAATACAAAATTGATAGCACACCGCAAATTTCATTCATTTAAACTATACAATTCTCATCTCAATTAATATTAATCTCAAACTCATACATTTAAAATATGCTTAAACAACACACAATCTTGCACAAAACTCAAGATAATGTAAACTCATCACATTCACACTCATAACGTTTATACTAAGGTTCTTtaagaaaacataaataaatctTCTTACATGTAATTTTTTACTCAAAAGAAAGTCTCAACTTAAGAAAGTGACTTACTCAAAATCTATAGACCTTGAGCAAGATAACTAAATATAACCAAATTTCAATATAGGTTTAACCAAGTTGAGATAATCACTTTTCTCAATTAATCTTACAAAAAAtttatgagaaataaaaaaaatagagtatcttcaaaataaatagaaatttactTTGTTTAAAATCTGATCAGTTAACAATGACTATTAAATCCTCAATTACTCAATGtataatcaaattttgaaatagatgaaatttagaggaaataaattaaaaaagggtagagataaattttttaaagagatagaaagaaagaaatgaaaaaataaataaagaggaaggatttatatatacaaataattataatttatagattttaactatgaaatattttagaaaatacattttttaaccCAACAAGaggtaaaatattttaatatcatttcAGAGtatatttgacttttttttttgttatttcgCTTTTAGAAAAGACATTTTTTAAAACCAAcaattgtgttaattttttttcatgtattaatttaaaaataattattattgaatttaaataataattaacataTCAGGTTgactattattttaaatatatttagtatttttatatctaacttatataataaataagttCCAATGTTAATTTGTAGCTAGAATAGATAAATTGTGTTGTTGTACTACTTTTTTCCATCTATAAATttcaaagtaatttttattgttgACTTTAAATAATCATTAACATTTTAGGTTGACTATTGCTGTAAATATATTTAGtatattttatacataaaacGTAAAATAAAGAAGGACTAAAAAAACCAACAggggtaattttttttaaaattgaccTTTAGAAATTTTAAAGAAAGATTTTGTCAAATggttgatgataaaaaaaattaagtgtaTCAATCCATGAACACTAAGaacaacaaaaattcaaaataataaataaaagtaagaaaaaaatataattataattttttatattgatttgaCTCATCTCTAATGCGCATTCCATTAATCTAATCCAAATGATCTGATTtgaattttttcattaaaaatctagaaatatttaattacaaaaaagaCATATTTAATTAGACTAAGACAAAAACAACaactctttaaattttttaaaataataatattactaataataataagattaataataataataataataaattaataattattataataataataataataataatattattattattattattattattattactattaatattaataaagttaatgatagttataataataaatggAAATGATAAAAATGGTCCATAAAATCCCTATATTGTAGAGAGCACACGTAAGGATATTTTACATCAACATgctactaataatattattttaatattataatctcaataaaaaaaatgcttacataatttaaagtatattaaaaCAATAGAATTTTATATCAAGCTCTGTTTTATCATTAAATTATCGCATGCACTATAAAATAATCTAACATATTAAAACTACTCTACAAATAGTCTTGCATTAAAACGAAATAAAGGATACCATGTGCACAAATTGTAAATTCTTAAagagtttaattttgtttttatttcatgaaatttaaaatcaatttgacTTTGgtcttctaaattttaaaaaatatttaattcctcaattttttttttaaatattaaatttgaaaaactaaaattagttttttaaaatgatttttaatacctcaaatttaatatttaaaaattaaaggcATATTTTACTAAATTTGAGCTTTTACTAAATTTGAGTAATTAGAATAAACATTTTCTAATTTGAAAGAATGCAAAAGGATTATCCAAACAAACGtaattaaatcataaaaaaatgaaaaataaattaaaataaaaaaattataagtaaatTATTACAACATTGTATAATTTAACTAATACactattaataaattaaaaattatttaataaatgtcTTAATTATGCCGTTCTAAACACTTTGAACGATAACCTACATTTTTCTGGATATATATATCCTATGTAATTTCATAAAGTTAAACTTGTAAAATATCTGTGTGGTTTTGtcaagttattttatttttcaatgtacataaaatatttcaaaacaaaaggaTTTAAATGTTTATTATCAATATGATCTAATTCTTTCATTTCTCTTTTTATCTTGTTAATTTAgctatactaaaaaaattaaaaattgtttcagaccaaaacttataaaatattttatatattaaatatattaagacaacttattttatatataataaataaaataatatgtttaaaaataatttagcaCTATAAGAAATTCATTAAATAGCAACCAAAtattatagacaaaaaataattagtcaccatattaactaaattagataaggagactaaaaaattagttgtatctgaagtggtttctattattaataaaaaaaatataaaatgatttctaaattgatatctaaattaactatcatgattttaactactaatattttaaattctaaattggTCAAGTGATGTGTTGGTTGCACGAGTACCGCTAGAGCAGTAGTAAAAACTCTAGTACTTGTTGGAATTCCAACATGTATAAGTCACTTAACCGTTGAGAGTATGTACAAAGCCGAGTTATGCTTTCAGGGATTCACTAAGAGAAAAAATCTATTCCTAGTTGTGGGAAGTAAGACTACTCAAGTGATGATGAACACTAATGTTGATGCATGATTGATGTGATTAATTATATATGCTGAGATATATCATTAATTTGTAATTTGCATAATATATGTATGAGATGATAGTTACACTATGTATTTGAGATGCGACTAGAAATTTCAAAATCTTATGATAATGTATGAGCTTCTTCAACAATGttgtcaataatatttttaacttttatccAGTTAAAAATGCAATATATAGTATAACTAGTTGTggtttgttataattttttttatgtgttttgtattatttataatgaaattggtattttaaataaaattatttgatattaacATGTATATCTATCGAACAACTGTGTAAGATAAAATGATGTTAGAGGTGGTAACAAAGCTATTAGAGCATTGAAAATCTCTCTATACATATTATAAGTTTACAAGTATTAGTACCAACTAGTATATATGTAATATTATGAGACATTACctataataactaaaaaattaaaattaaaacaattaagttTCACTGTTGCTTTATTAGTAGCAAagacaataaaattttaaatttatttttctattgatAGTGATTCATAAATCTAATACCACCTTGCCTATTCAATGCAGAAAATGGAGAGATAAAGTAAATTTTTTCTCATAAAAGCGTCACTGATTCCATTATCCTTATGTTACACATGCCGCGCCCATAATCATATGTCACATTCTTGAATTCTTTGAACGTTCGCTAAAAGAAAGTAGAATTGCATGAAACATTAACATGAAGAAAAGAATCTTATAAAGGCTTGTCTTATTTTCACACACTATTTAACGATGTTATGTTCTTGTCATTGTTGTCAAACATATAATTATCCCACTCGCGTTCATACCTATTAATTCAATAAATGTAATGTTatattgtttgaaaaaaaagtcACAAACTTGGTAAATcttacaaataaaattacaaacttAGATCATTCATCTTTCCAAAATTCAAACTATacgatattatttttattgtgtttttttttcttaatcttaTATACCAGTACTTCGTgtctttatatttaaaataaaataaaaataaaataatggtagttatataataaataatgaataaacTGTGATAGACATGGTTggtttgaaaaatataaataaaattatagaagagaaatagaaaattacaagataaaataatatatacatacatatacacCAACGCAACTATTTCTTTATATatacttataaataaatattttctttatttattcgacatacatttataatatatatatatatatatatatatatatatttgctaTTCTGGTATaggaataaaaatttaatatattgcATGCATTGATTGATATTCctcttaaaaaagaaataaagatttGAAGAATGTGAAATTTGAGTGTATTTAAGAATATGATATGATAGCATGAAGTAAAATAAATCTTATATACTTTTTTGTTCTTTAGTTCATAAAATTGTGACAGAGTCATgtatttttaaagtaaataatactttaaatatGTTCATCGACtttgataatattattttaacttgAGTTCCTTCCTTTTAGTATTTTGCTAGGGTTTATATTGCTGGACTccctaaatatttttgaaagaacaaaccttaaaaaatattaaaatttaaatataattatatagtatatatattggtctaaagaaaaagaaaagttaatTGTTATTGTGTGGAAAAATTAGATTTATGAAGAAATTGGCGTTTGGTTTTTTCAATAATGAGATTAATCCGAGTTAGAAATTATGataggaaaagaaaatgttataaaatgttataaaaGTCCTCAGCCAAAAAAATGTTTGACGTCTTTtcgttcttcttgtttaattttttaaatagaaggTGCCCCAATTCTCCCTCCTCGCAGTCTCTCCACTGTATCTCCATTTCACTGAACACAAAAGAGTGAGAGTCagagcagagagagagagagaggttcCCAAAGGCCATTCTGTGTAATGCAAATGCAACAATAAAACCATTTTCCCTTACCTTCCCGACAAAACACAGTAATCGTATTAGTATAGAAGCATTAAGTGCGCATAAACCCATTTTTCCAATTTCGCATTTGGCTATGCGATTTCTGAATATCCCACACCCACGCTCTTTCTGTTTCTTTCGCTTTTTTTTTTTccctattttaattaatatttcaatattTCACTTCATCTTCTGTCTCTTATGAGGCTTTCCATACTGCAACCCCAGCCGCAGCGCTGCCACTACCCTATAAGGCGGTGGCCCCGCATGGACTCCTCCTTCCACCGCCGCAAGGACAAGGTCGTCGTCATCATGGGCGCCACCGGCTCCGGCAAGTCCCGTCTCTCCATCGACCTCGCCACCCTCTTCCCCGTCTCCGAAATCATCAACTCCGACAAAATGCAAGTCTACCGCGGACTCGACATAACCACCAACAAGATCCCCCACGCCCAGCGCCGCGCCGTCCCCCACCACCTCCTCGGCGACGTCGACCCCTCCCTCCCGGAGTTCTCCCCCGCCGACTTCCGCCGCCGCGCCGGCCACCTCATCGAGGACATCAACCGCCGGGACAGCCTCCCCATCGTCGTCGGCGGCTCCAACTCCTTCGTCCACGCGCTTCTCGTCCAGGATTTCCAGCCTGACTCCAACGTCTTCCGCCAGGGCGAGGAGCTTATATCCTCGGAGTTGAGGTACAGGTGTTGCTTCCTCTGGGTGGACATAGCTTTCCCTGTGCTATCACAATACCTGTGCGACCGAGTCGACGACATGCTCGAATCGGGGATGGTGGACGAGTTGGCTCAGTTCTTCGACCCCGAGGCTTCTCGTGAAAGCGAGTCCGGTATCAGAAAAGCCATTGGGGTTCCGGAGTTCGACCGCTATTTTAATAAGTACCCACCCTGGGCCGGCCCCGCGGGCCCGGGCCAGGATCCTCTGCGGGAGCGCGCGTACGAGGAAGCGGTGCGGGCGATCAAGGAGAACACGTGTGAGTTGGCGGAGCGTCAGATGGAGAAAATCGAACGGTTGAAGCGCGCCGGGTGGGACCTACGGAGGATCGACGCTACGGAAGCGTTTCGTATGGTGCTGACGTCAGGGTCCAACCATGGGTCCGATGTATGGGAGAGACAGGTGTTGGAACCAAGCGTGAAGATTGTGAAACGCTTCTTGATGGAGTAGGTCTTCCAGCTAAATCCAGCTACTACTcctactctttttttttttttttttttcttatttcatttttttttctatctgtTTATTTAACCCTAAAAAAAAGGTGGAGGAAAGATTGGGGGAACGGAAAATGTACAAAACAGAATAGAAAGGAATGGAAGTTGAAGTTGCGAATTGAATTGTGGCGTGGGAGGTTGGTTGGTTGTTGAGGTTTGGTTTGGCACGTGCGAGCGATTCCAGAATGAGAATTTTTGTGGAGggtgtaaaaagaaaaagagtatAGAAGGTTATTGTTATGATTTAAAAGTGGAAGCGGAAATTGTGAATGGCGTTTGAGGAAGAagagtgatgaggaaaatcacGTAAGGAAGTAGAATTTTCATGTTTATATTTATAAGGATAGATGATGGGATGGGAAGAATAGAAAGAGTGTGGAGGGATTTAGTCTGGAAAATGGAAGGACACCAAATTGTTTCCATCTTCAATTAACTAAAAGACAACCATTCACTTTTTGTATTCTTTTTGTGTTTTGGTTATGAAGAGGATTGTGAATCAAATCCTTCTGCTTGCTTCGCATCAACATTTGTCATTTTGTTCAATCATCTTAATTCTTCTATTCATTCTGTCTCCAGTCAGA encodes the following:
- the LOC137827870 gene encoding adenylate isopentenyltransferase translates to MRLSILQPQPQRCHYPIRRWPRMDSSFHRRKDKVVVIMGATGSGKSRLSIDLATLFPVSEIINSDKMQVYRGLDITTNKIPHAQRRAVPHHLLGDVDPSLPEFSPADFRRRAGHLIEDINRRDSLPIVVGGSNSFVHALLVQDFQPDSNVFRQGEELISSELRYRCCFLWVDIAFPVLSQYLCDRVDDMLESGMVDELAQFFDPEASRESESGIRKAIGVPEFDRYFNKYPPWAGPAGPGQDPLRERAYEEAVRAIKENTCELAERQMEKIERLKRAGWDLRRIDATEAFRMVLTSGSNHGSDVWERQVLEPSVKIVKRFLME